The following coding sequences lie in one Methanopyrus sp. SNP6 genomic window:
- the priL gene encoding DNA primase regulatory subunit PriL, producing MRSWFPHAPTVSVPEVGPEEVLSYRDEIRTRVRSYAFGLDDWMAKVKTRRAYLRKIRDEDESEVLRVYGALLTVAAAGPRPVRHLIAEGESAMAETALYDLRREDGSAMSYPEERVLSDLYLWDVRVLERDLGLYAVHFSFPLIHRSPEGQKLKVLVWERAPLEKVLKEVRSNRVLGVRVLDPAGWNDVWICTRCGATRRGGTGDLEQDHARRCSNCRGRMRRPDPNLLEMLKEPEGYLIMHFKTLARTFREDVRRLVISDIESLGGVEAEELREFCLKLFPKVRKRLERVEKGEGGRFPPCIRELLRRAQEGENLPHEARFALAAFLVNAGWDVDRVVEVFSNLPDFDEERTRYQVRHIAGEVGGGTRYLPPNCEKMKAWGLCPRGDCGVKNPLTYYRRPKADDG from the coding sequence TTGCGCTCATGGTTTCCCCACGCCCCGACGGTATCCGTTCCGGAGGTAGGACCGGAGGAGGTTCTGTCGTACCGTGATGAAATCAGGACCAGGGTCAGGTCCTACGCGTTCGGGCTCGACGACTGGATGGCGAAGGTGAAGACGCGCCGCGCTTACCTGCGCAAGATCAGGGACGAGGATGAGTCGGAGGTTTTACGCGTGTACGGAGCTCTCCTAACCGTAGCGGCCGCCGGACCGCGCCCAGTCCGTCACCTGATAGCCGAAGGTGAGTCAGCGATGGCCGAGACAGCGCTCTACGACCTCCGTCGCGAGGACGGGTCCGCCATGTCCTACCCTGAGGAACGTGTCCTCAGTGATCTGTACCTGTGGGACGTACGGGTTCTCGAGCGCGACCTGGGCCTCTACGCGGTCCATTTCTCGTTTCCACTCATTCATCGGTCCCCCGAGGGGCAGAAGTTGAAGGTGTTGGTGTGGGAACGCGCCCCGTTGGAGAAGGTTCTGAAGGAGGTTAGGTCGAACAGGGTCCTCGGTGTGAGAGTCCTCGATCCCGCAGGGTGGAACGACGTCTGGATATGCACGCGATGCGGGGCCACGAGGCGGGGAGGAACGGGGGACTTGGAGCAGGATCACGCCCGCAGGTGCTCCAACTGCCGTGGGCGAATGCGGAGACCGGACCCCAACTTACTCGAGATGCTCAAGGAACCGGAAGGATACCTGATCATGCATTTCAAGACACTGGCACGGACATTCCGCGAGGATGTCCGCCGGTTAGTGATCTCCGACATCGAATCTCTGGGTGGCGTAGAGGCCGAGGAGCTGCGGGAATTCTGCCTCAAACTGTTCCCGAAGGTTCGGAAGCGCTTGGAGCGCGTTGAGAAGGGGGAGGGCGGCCGGTTTCCGCCGTGTATCCGGGAGCTCTTACGGAGGGCTCAAGAAGGGGAGAACTTGCCCCACGAGGCCCGCTTCGCACTGGCTGCCTTCCTAGTCAACGCGGGGTGGGACGTGGACCGCGTGGTGGAAGTGTTCTCGAACCTTCCGGACTTCGACGAAGAGCGTACCAGATATCAGGTTCGCCACATCGCGGGTGAAGTGGGTGGAGGCACACGGTATTTACCTCCGAATTGCGAGAAAATGAAGGCGTGGGGACTATGTCCCCGTGGGGATTGCGGTGTGAAGAACCCGCTCACGTATTATCGCCGACCTAAGGCCGACGATGGGTGA
- the ribB gene encoding 3,4-dihydroxy-2-butanone-4-phosphate synthase, with amino-acid sequence MGVGEEVDLQSVRRALRRGKPVFIFDSEDREGETDMVFWAPEVTPDHVAELREVAGGLICVVIHPEHARKIRLPFLVDVYGRSDHPLLRATWPDDIPYDERSTFSITVNHRDTFTGVTDEDRALTIRKLAEFFTRDHEDPVREFGEEFRSPGHVHLLRPFDGLLEERRGHTELTAALLELVELKPKVAVICEMLESGGGALPREKAEHVAREHGAPFLTGEDILKAWKGGDG; translated from the coding sequence TTGGGAGTTGGTGAGGAAGTTGACTTGCAATCCGTCCGGCGGGCGTTGAGACGTGGAAAGCCCGTGTTCATTTTCGATTCAGAGGACCGCGAAGGAGAAACCGATATGGTGTTTTGGGCTCCTGAGGTTACGCCAGATCACGTCGCGGAACTCCGGGAGGTCGCGGGTGGATTGATCTGCGTTGTAATACACCCGGAACACGCCCGGAAAATACGCTTACCCTTCCTGGTGGACGTTTACGGGCGGTCGGATCATCCACTACTGCGTGCCACGTGGCCCGACGATATACCGTACGATGAGCGTTCCACGTTCTCGATTACCGTTAACCACCGAGACACATTTACAGGGGTTACCGACGAGGATCGTGCTCTGACTATACGGAAGCTGGCGGAGTTCTTCACCCGCGACCATGAAGACCCAGTACGTGAGTTCGGTGAGGAGTTCAGGTCTCCGGGACATGTGCACCTGCTGCGCCCTTTCGACGGGCTTTTAGAGGAGCGTCGAGGGCATACCGAGCTCACCGCGGCGTTACTCGAACTAGTCGAGTTAAAACCTAAGGTCGCGGTCATATGTGAGATGTTGGAATCTGGTGGAGGAGCCCTCCCGCGTGAAAAAGCCGAGCACGTCGCGAGAGAGCATGGCGCTCCGTTCCTGACCGGTGAGGACATCTTGAAAGCGTGGAAGGGGGGCGATGGGTGA
- a CDS encoding DUF120 domain-containing protein, whose translation MSTGPTVVVGEYVKGLGEGRRYVSIPYYRREIERVIGTRPFPGTFNVRVEREERESLRELASSYGYRIEPHGEYGGAWLYPCLVGGRPAWLVFPDLTEHRDQVEFISETELRREINVTHGDTVKIEVWGPSIWELVRKLTCNPSGGR comes from the coding sequence ATGTCTACGGGACCGACTGTGGTCGTGGGTGAGTACGTGAAGGGGTTGGGTGAAGGCCGTCGCTACGTCAGCATCCCGTACTACCGGAGAGAAATCGAGAGGGTGATCGGGACACGACCGTTCCCGGGAACGTTCAACGTCCGGGTGGAGCGTGAGGAGCGCGAGTCGCTCCGTGAGCTCGCTTCTTCGTACGGGTATAGAATAGAACCGCACGGTGAGTACGGAGGAGCTTGGCTTTACCCCTGTTTAGTGGGCGGAAGGCCCGCATGGCTGGTCTTTCCGGACCTAACGGAGCATCGGGATCAAGTGGAGTTTATATCCGAGACTGAACTACGACGTGAGATCAACGTGACCCACGGTGACACGGTAAAGATCGAGGTGTGGGGACCGTCGATTTGGGAGTTGGTGAGGAAGTTGACTTGCAATCCGTCCGGCGGGCGTTGA
- a CDS encoding RIO1 family regulatory kinase/ATPase, whose protein sequence is MEQLGRALLETVQKDDPEPFLEALEGAEVSPEDANRFLEALRIQREKGKISEETLGVIEDTLSEVLEPEERGIPEPDPLAEYAGVDRILGTIMTGKEADVLLAERDGEKVALKVYRAHTGYEERYEERIYRVEGGEVRRIRRGDAALREFSRLRRAYEAGVKVPEPYDARPGLIVMEYIPGEPLHRAPDLDDPRSVLEDLLNQVVRLAVNAELVHGDLSAFNILVGDDGTPYIIDLSEAVKVKEPGAFETLQRDVKNLVSFFERKYGVSADVDEVVERVRRDVYGTDCGRG, encoded by the coding sequence TTGGAGCAGTTGGGACGCGCACTGCTAGAAACGGTGCAGAAAGACGATCCCGAGCCGTTCTTAGAGGCATTGGAGGGGGCGGAGGTGAGTCCAGAGGACGCGAATCGATTCTTGGAGGCGTTGCGGATACAGAGGGAGAAGGGGAAAATCTCCGAGGAAACCCTGGGGGTCATCGAGGACACGCTTTCTGAGGTGTTAGAACCCGAGGAACGTGGAATCCCGGAACCCGATCCGCTGGCGGAGTACGCCGGAGTAGATCGTATCCTCGGAACGATCATGACGGGGAAGGAAGCGGACGTCCTGCTAGCGGAGCGTGACGGGGAGAAGGTCGCCCTGAAGGTGTACCGTGCGCACACCGGGTACGAGGAGCGGTACGAGGAGAGAATCTACCGGGTGGAGGGCGGCGAGGTGCGGAGGATCAGACGTGGGGACGCCGCTCTGAGGGAGTTCTCCCGATTGCGGCGCGCGTACGAAGCCGGTGTAAAGGTACCGGAGCCTTACGACGCACGTCCTGGCCTTATCGTGATGGAGTACATCCCGGGTGAACCCCTACACCGGGCGCCGGACCTGGATGATCCGAGGTCGGTACTGGAAGATCTGTTGAACCAGGTTGTACGGCTGGCCGTGAACGCCGAGTTAGTCCACGGTGATCTAAGCGCGTTCAACATCCTAGTCGGTGACGACGGTACGCCGTACATCATCGACTTATCCGAGGCCGTGAAAGTGAAGGAGCCGGGGGCGTTTGAGACACTCCAGCGAGACGTGAAGAATCTCGTATCGTTCTTTGAGCGAAAATACGGAGTGTCGGCGGACGTAGACGAGGTCGTAGAGAGGGTGAGGCGAGATGTCTACGGGACCGACTGTGGTCGTGGGTGA
- a CDS encoding nicotinate phosphoribosyltransferase produces the protein MRLHVAAEDEIRRGETADVYFRRIREVLEEEGLDDTEVVAEISTRSLPEGWEWGVLCGVEEALALLEGRDVTVYAMDEGELFRPEQPVMRIEGPYVEFCELETALIGCLAKATGIATKAARCKVAAGGKPVYSFGIRRQHPAIAPMVDRAAFVGGCDGVSGIKGAELIGERPVGTMPHAFILVFGDQRKAWRAFDEHVPEDVPRIALVDTLYDEVEEALMAVEELGDRLYGVRLDTPSSRRGDMAEIVREVRWELDLRGHEHVKIVVSGGLDEEEIRRLAEAGADAFGVGTAISDAPAVDFAMDLVEVEGEPRSKRGKLSGAKQVWRCPNCLDDVVLPRNEEPNPCSECGSEREPLLRKFMEEGEVIREPKSPKEARRHVLKTVGELEGLDLTE, from the coding sequence GTGCGTCTCCACGTAGCTGCAGAGGATGAGATACGGCGTGGCGAGACCGCGGACGTGTACTTCAGGAGGATCAGGGAGGTGCTGGAAGAGGAGGGTTTAGACGATACCGAGGTCGTCGCCGAGATTTCTACACGATCACTGCCTGAGGGTTGGGAGTGGGGTGTCCTGTGTGGCGTCGAGGAAGCGCTGGCGCTACTTGAGGGTCGGGACGTGACGGTGTACGCGATGGACGAAGGGGAGTTGTTTCGACCCGAGCAGCCGGTGATGAGGATCGAAGGGCCTTACGTTGAATTCTGTGAGCTTGAAACTGCACTGATCGGATGTTTGGCGAAAGCCACCGGGATCGCCACGAAAGCAGCTAGGTGCAAGGTCGCGGCAGGTGGCAAACCCGTGTACAGCTTCGGGATTCGTCGGCAGCACCCTGCGATAGCCCCGATGGTGGACAGAGCAGCGTTCGTGGGTGGATGCGATGGTGTTTCTGGGATCAAGGGGGCGGAGTTGATCGGAGAGCGACCCGTGGGCACTATGCCGCACGCTTTCATCTTGGTGTTCGGGGATCAGCGAAAGGCGTGGCGTGCATTCGACGAACACGTACCTGAGGACGTTCCCAGGATAGCCCTAGTGGACACACTGTACGACGAGGTAGAGGAGGCGCTGATGGCGGTCGAAGAGCTGGGGGATAGGCTCTACGGGGTGAGGCTCGACACACCATCATCTCGCCGTGGTGACATGGCGGAAATAGTACGAGAGGTCAGGTGGGAGCTGGACCTCCGCGGGCACGAGCACGTTAAGATCGTAGTGTCCGGCGGGCTGGACGAGGAAGAGATCCGGCGGCTCGCGGAGGCCGGGGCCGACGCGTTCGGCGTGGGTACGGCTATCTCGGACGCTCCGGCGGTGGACTTTGCGATGGACCTGGTGGAGGTCGAAGGAGAACCGAGGTCGAAGAGGGGGAAGCTCTCCGGAGCCAAGCAAGTCTGGAGGTGCCCGAACTGCCTTGACGACGTCGTGCTCCCCAGGAATGAGGAACCAAACCCATGTTCCGAGTGCGGGTCGGAACGTGAGCCGCTGCTGCGGAAGTTCATGGAGGAGGGTGAGGTGATCCGAGAACCGAAGTCCCCCAAGGAGGCCCGTAGGCACGTGCTAAAGACCGTCGGGGAGCTCGAAGGACTCGATCTGACGGAGTGA
- a CDS encoding putative zinc-binding protein yields the protein MSRRALMPCIGMSPNGFVSRVAVAELSEEEGVPSICPPATAAGKKKFLDLLKRVEVLVIAGCDHNCPEKILKEKVGKSPSETVFVSEVSEKIGVNADSMYELTESNRRLAEEVKKKVKELL from the coding sequence GTGTCCAGAAGAGCTCTGATGCCATGCATCGGTATGTCACCTAACGGATTTGTTTCCCGAGTAGCGGTCGCAGAGCTATCCGAGGAGGAAGGAGTTCCGTCGATCTGTCCGCCAGCTACCGCCGCAGGTAAGAAGAAGTTCCTAGACCTTCTAAAACGCGTCGAAGTTTTAGTGATCGCTGGCTGTGACCATAACTGTCCCGAAAAAATATTGAAGGAGAAAGTAGGGAAGAGTCCGTCCGAAACTGTGTTCGTTTCCGAAGTATCGGAAAAAATTGGGGTGAATGCCGACAGTATGTACGAGCTCACGGAGTCGAACAGGAGACTGGCAGAAG